The genomic region CAGGAATGCCGCTTGTCGTCCGCGCGGCCGTGAAGCCCACGAGCAGCATCGCGCGCGAGCAGCCCAGCGTCGACCTTTCGCGAAACGAGGAGACGATCGTGCGCGTCAAGGGCCGTCACGACCCGTGCATCGTGCCGCGCGCCGTCGTCGCAATCGAATGCGCCGTGGCCGTCGCGCTTGCCGACCTGTTCCTCCGCGGGGGGTACGATCGTGGCCACCCGTGATCCCGACGCGCGGCTGCGCGCGCTGCGCCGCGAGATCCGTGAGCTCGACGCGCGGACGCTGCGCCTCGTCCGCGCTCGGCTTGACCGCGCTCGCCGCGTCGGGCAGGAGAAACGCCGGCGGGGTCTTCCGCTGCGAAACTACCAGGTC from Candidatus Thermoplasmatota archaeon harbors:
- a CDS encoding chorismate mutase, with product MATRDPDARLRALRREIRELDARTLRLVRARLDRARRVGQEKRRRGLPLRNYQVEAEVIRDARRECRRLGLPDELGDELMRLLIRASVKEQEP